Proteins encoded within one genomic window of Stigmatella aurantiaca:
- a CDS encoding response regulator — protein sequence MPKKRILIIDDCESIHRDFQRVLCPAPAECWDALAQMEETLFGTSSAQENLADLFEVDSAFQGEEGVAKVKAALAEGNPYALAFLDYRMPPGWNGFETLKHLRQVAPALPVVLCSAYSDYSWEELLRNFAEENPPLMELKKPFKSHELHRLARALTSVAELCPP from the coding sequence ATGCCTAAGAAGCGGATCCTCATCATCGACGACTGCGAGAGCATTCACCGGGACTTCCAGCGGGTGCTCTGCCCGGCCCCGGCGGAGTGCTGGGATGCGCTGGCGCAGATGGAGGAGACGCTCTTTGGCACCTCCTCCGCGCAGGAGAACCTCGCGGACCTGTTCGAGGTGGACTCGGCCTTCCAGGGCGAGGAAGGGGTGGCCAAGGTGAAGGCGGCCCTGGCCGAGGGCAACCCGTATGCCCTGGCCTTCCTGGACTACCGCATGCCGCCGGGATGGAACGGCTTCGAGACGCTGAAGCACCTGCGCCAGGTGGCCCCCGCGCTGCCCGTGGTGCTCTGCTCGGCCTACTCCGACTACTCGTGGGAGGAGCTGCTGCGCAACTTCGCCGAGGAGAACCCTCCGCTGATGGAGCTGAAGAAGCCCTTCAAGAGCCACGAGCTGCACCGGCTGGCGCGCGCGCTCACCTCGGTGGCGGAGCTGTGCCCGCCGTGA
- the rtcR gene encoding RNA repair transcriptional activator RtcR: MAKTRARKTVVLGMLGTMLDGGQGPRRWDRWRPTVSLCQQEDLLVDRLELLHAPSAGVLAATVTEDILQVSPDTQVRGVEVDIQDPWDLEEVYGALLDYARSYPFQPEQEDYLVHITTGTHIVQICMFLLVESRHLPARLIQTAPPSGRDRGPGGHSIIDLDLSKHDRLATRFQQEQREGLSFLKAGIDTRNAAFNQLIERIEQVAIRSRAPLLITGPTGAGKSQLARRIYALKKARRQVSGPFVDLNCATLRGDAAMSALFGHVKGAFTGALSDRPGLLRQANGGILFLDEIGELGADEQAMLLRAVEEQHFLPVGSDKEVESRFQLIAGTNRDLQTEVAQGRFREDLLARINLWTFRLPALRERPEDILPNLLYELDQASQTLDTRVTMNREAQEHFLRFATSPEARWSGNFRDLNAAVLRMATLAPGGRITRENVDEELERLRAHWHPGSTGPGAPEELVREVLGAGLAAELDRFDRVQLADVLAVCRQSRSMSEAGRGLFARSRERKQSPNDADRLRKYLARFGLSWGDVSRGSPAS; encoded by the coding sequence ATGGCGAAGACACGGGCGCGCAAGACGGTGGTTCTCGGGATGCTCGGGACGATGCTCGACGGGGGGCAGGGTCCCCGGCGGTGGGACCGGTGGCGTCCCACCGTGTCGCTGTGCCAACAGGAGGACCTGCTCGTGGACCGGCTGGAGCTCCTCCACGCCCCGAGTGCCGGGGTGCTCGCCGCCACGGTGACGGAGGACATCCTCCAGGTGTCCCCGGACACGCAGGTGCGCGGCGTGGAGGTGGACATCCAGGACCCCTGGGACTTGGAGGAGGTGTACGGGGCCCTGCTCGACTACGCCCGGAGCTACCCCTTCCAGCCCGAGCAGGAGGACTACCTCGTCCACATCACCACCGGGACGCACATCGTGCAGATCTGCATGTTCCTCCTGGTGGAGAGCCGGCACCTCCCCGCGCGGCTGATTCAGACCGCGCCCCCCTCGGGCCGGGACCGGGGCCCCGGCGGGCACAGCATCATCGACCTGGACCTGTCCAAGCACGACCGGCTGGCCACGCGCTTCCAGCAGGAGCAGCGCGAGGGGCTGTCCTTCCTCAAGGCGGGCATCGACACGCGCAACGCCGCGTTCAACCAGCTCATCGAGCGCATCGAACAGGTGGCCATCCGCTCCCGGGCGCCGCTGCTCATCACCGGCCCCACCGGGGCGGGCAAGTCCCAGCTCGCGCGGCGCATCTACGCGCTGAAGAAGGCCCGGCGGCAGGTGAGCGGCCCCTTCGTGGACCTCAACTGCGCCACGCTCCGGGGCGATGCCGCCATGTCGGCCCTCTTCGGCCACGTGAAGGGCGCCTTCACGGGGGCCCTGAGTGACCGGCCCGGGCTGCTGCGCCAGGCGAACGGGGGCATCCTCTTCCTGGATGAGATTGGCGAGCTGGGGGCGGACGAGCAGGCCATGCTCCTGCGCGCCGTGGAGGAGCAGCACTTCCTGCCCGTGGGCTCGGACAAGGAGGTGGAGAGCCGCTTCCAGCTCATCGCCGGGACGAACCGGGACCTCCAGACCGAGGTGGCCCAGGGGCGCTTCCGGGAGGACCTGCTGGCGCGCATCAACCTGTGGACGTTCCGCCTGCCTGCCCTGCGCGAGCGCCCCGAGGACATCCTCCCCAACCTCCTCTACGAGCTGGACCAGGCCTCGCAGACGCTGGACACCCGGGTGACGATGAACCGCGAGGCCCAGGAGCACTTCCTGCGCTTCGCCACCTCTCCCGAGGCCCGGTGGAGCGGCAACTTCCGCGACCTGAACGCGGCGGTGCTGCGCATGGCCACGCTGGCGCCCGGCGGCCGCATCACCCGGGAGAACGTGGACGAGGAGCTGGAGCGGCTCCGGGCCCACTGGCACCCGGGCTCCACCGGCCCGGGGGCCCCGGAGGAGCTGGTGCGGGAGGTGCTCGGGGCGGGCCTGGCGGCGGAGCTCGACCGGTTCGACCGGGTGCAGCTCGCGGATGTGCTCGCCGTGTGCCGTCAGTCCCGGTCGATGTCCGAGGCGGGGCGGGGCCTGTTCGCGCGCTCCCGCGAACGCAAGCAGAGCCCCAACGACGCGGACCGGCTGCGCAAGTACCTGGCCCGCTTCGGGCTGAGCTGGGGGGACGTGAGCCGGGGAAGCCCCGCCTCCTGA